From one Nycticebus coucang isolate mNycCou1 chromosome 14, mNycCou1.pri, whole genome shotgun sequence genomic stretch:
- the LOC128564473 gene encoding LOW QUALITY PROTEIN: olfactory receptor 51G2-like (The sequence of the model RefSeq protein was modified relative to this genomic sequence to represent the inferred CDS: substituted 2 bases at 2 genomic stop codons) has translation MAESNSRTFQPSFFILTGLRGLVGARLWLVPLLSLMYFATVAGNCTVIYLVKNERRNERSLQEPQYYFLSMLAGANVVLSVSTLSSVLKVFILGLYEIAFDGCLAQLFFIHTFSSMGSGILVAMAFDYFVAISHPFQXTTILTNSXVTKMGLAALLRGVALMIPLPVLLKRLPFCGGQTLSYSYCLHPNVMKLACGQVKIKILHGLVLVIFSFGADFLLIVISYALIFQAVLGIASREGQLKALNTCLSHISIVLIYYGPLLAITVMHRVSHKSSPLAHAVLGNIYLFMPPMLNPVVYSLKTKHIRAALRKSFKIQKH, from the exons ATGGCAGAATCCAACTCCAGAACATTTCAGCCTTCCTTCTTCATCCTCACTGGGTTGCGAGGGCTTGTGGGTGCCCGACTGTGGCTGGTACCTCTCCTGAGCTTGATGTACTTTGCTACAGTAGCAGGGAACTGCACAGTAATATACTTGGTAAAGAATGAGcgcagg aatgagcgcAGTTTGCAGGAGCCCCAGTACTATTTCTTGTCCATGCTGGCTGGAGCCAATGTTGTCCTGTCTGTGTCCACACTTTCTTCTGTGCTCAAGGTCTTTATCCTTGGCCTTTATGAAATTGCATTTGATGGTTGCCTTGctcaactcttcttcattcacacCTTCTCTTCCATGGGATCAGGAATCCTTGTGGCCATGGCCTTTGACTACTTTGTGGCCATCAGTCACCCCTTCCAATAGACCACCATACTTACTAACTCATGAGTCACCAAAATGGGGCTGGCAGCCTTGCTGAGGGGTGTAGCACTCATGATACCATTGCCTGTCCTGCTCAAGAGGCTCCCTTTCTGCGGGGGCCAGACACTCTCCTATTCCTACTGTCTCCACCCAAATGTCATGAAGTTAGCTTGTGGCCAagtcaaaatcaaaattttacatGGGCTGGTTCtggttatcttttcttttggggCTGACTTTCTGCTGATAGTCATTTCTTATGCTTTGATATTCCAAGCAGTTCTGGGCATTGCTTCCAGAGAAGGCCAGCTGAAAGCACTCAATACCTGTTTGTCTCACATCTCTATTGTCCTTATTTACTATGGGCCTCTCTTAGCAATAACTGTAATGCATCGAGTCAGCCACAAGAGTTCTCCATTAGCACATGCAGTTCTGGGAAACATCTACCTCTTTATGCCGCCGATGCTCAACCCAGTTGTGTATAGCCTGAAAACCAAACATATCCGTGCTGCCCTGAGGAAA
- the LOC128564474 gene encoding olfactory receptor 51G2-like, whose amino-acid sequence MELVNGSWSQPPTLLLTGIPGLEAVQIWISIPLCVMYLVALLGNCTILFVIKTNPSLHEPQYIFLSMLAATDLGLSVSTLPTVLNVFLLNHREIEFHSCLTQMFFIHTFSCMESAILLAMAFDRFVAIRNPLHYTVILTTSRIIRMGFAAVVRGVTLMVPLPILLKRLPFCKDVILSHCYCYHPDVMKLACGHVRVNMIYGLSLVIGSFGIDSMFIIISYILILKTVLGIASKGGQLKALNTCVSHIFTVFIFYVPLIVLTLIHRFGKFSSPLLHVTMANLFLFLTPVLNPLVYSLKTKQIRSAMHKVIKSRGHLLN is encoded by the coding sequence ATGGAGCTTGTAAACGGTAGCTGGTCTCAGCCCCCCACTCTCCTTCTCACAGGCATCCCTGGACTGGAGGCTGTCCAGATATGGATCTCTATCCCACTGTGTGTCATGTACCTCGTTGCCTTATTAGGAAACTGCACCATCCTCTTCGTTATTAAAACCAACCCCAGCCTACATGAACCTCAGTACATCTTCCTGTCTATGCTGGCAGCTACAGATTTGGGTCTGTCTGTATCCACTCTACCGACAGTACTCAACGTCTTCCTCCTAAATCACAGGGAGATCGAGTTCCACTCTTGTCTGACACAGATGTTCTTCATCCACACCTTCTCATGCATGGAGTCAGCCATCCTGCTGGCCATGGCCTTTGACAGGTTTGTAGCTATTCGCAACCCACTGCACTATACTGTCATCTTAACTACCTCTCGGATTATTCGAATGGGGTTTGCAGCTGTGGTTAGGGGTGTGACATTGATGGTACCATTGCCAATCCTGCTCAAGCGACTGCCCTTCTGCAAAGATGTCATCCTATCCCACTGTTACTGCTACCACCCTGATGTGATGAAGCTGGCCTGTGGCCATGTCAGAGTCAACATGATTTATGGGTTGTCCCTTGTCATTGGCTCCTTTGGAATTGACTCAATGTTCATCATCATTTCATACATCTTGATCTTGAAAACAGTTCTAGGTATTGCCTCAAAAGGTGGTCAGCTAAAGGCCCTTAATACCTGTGTTTCCCACATCTTCACTGTCTTCATCTTTTATGTGCCTCTCATTGTGCTGACTCTAATTCACAGGTTTGGTAAATTTTCATCTCCTCTTCTCCATGTCACCATGGCcaatctcttcctcttcttgacTCCTGTCCTTAATCCCTTGGTTTATAGCCTCAAAACCAAACAGATAAGATCAGCAATGCATAAAGTAATCAAAAGCAGGGGACACTTGCTCAACTAG